The sequence below is a genomic window from Kitasatospora kifunensis.
GCACCATCTCGATGTCGCCGAGTTCGGTGTCGAAGTGCCAGACGACCCGCTCGTTGCGGTCGCTGTCCTTGTTGAACGCGGGTACGAAGCCGCCGGCGATGTGCTCGACGGAGGTCACGGTGCCCGGCAGCGGCGCGCGGTTGACGTGCACGTTGAGCGGGCTCATGAAGATCGCCACGCGGGTGCGGCCGTCCGGCCACGCGTCGATGCTCTGCACCACGCCGTCGGCCGGCGAGATCACTCTGCCGGTGCCGATCTCGCGCTCGGGGTCGCGGAAGAACCACAGCATGCCGGCGCTGAGCGCGCAGGTCGGTACCGCCGCCAGGGCCCACTTGCCATTCCGCTTGGTGAGAGCGGTGGTCAGGGCCGCGGTGGCCAGGGTCGGGACGAACCAGGGGGTGGCTCCGCGCGCAATGGTCACACGGGGTCGCCGGCCGGCCGTCTCGGGAGCGAGGGCATCGCGTTCCGTGACGGAGGAGCGAGGGGACGGGCTGATGGGCATCGAAGACCTTTATCGCGGGGGATCTTGGCCTGCACGGGGGCCAACCGCGGGGATCGGGTGATAAGGGGACAGCTGCTGTCCCGGTGGATGCTATCGGGAGCAGGTGGTAGGTGGGCAACCCGCCTGCTCGTCCAACTGTCTCCTGCCGTGCCGGAGCGCACGCGCTATGTATACGACCGTAGCGGGCCGGTGCCCGGTTCCAAAGGGACCGGTCAAGATCCGTGAGTCATCTCTCAGCCCTGCGGGTGGGCCCCGGGACGGCGGCGGCCCACCCGCTCGCGGACGCTATTCGGCGAGCTTGTACTCCTCCAGCAGGCGGCGCCCGACGATCATCTTCTGGATCTCCGCGGTGCCCTCACCGATCAGCAGCATCGGCGCCTCCCGGTAGAGGCGCTCGATCTCGTACTCCTTGGAGAAGCCGTAGCCGCCGTGGATCCGGAAGGAGTCCTCGACGACCTCCTTGCAGTACTCGGAGGCGAGATATTTGGCCATTCCGGCCTCGAGGTCGTTGCGCTCGCCGCTGTCCTTCTTGCGGGCGGCCATCACCATCATCTGGTGCGCGGCCTCGACCTTGGTGGCCATCTCGGCCAGCTTGAACTGGATCGCCTGGTGCTCGGCGATCTTCTTGCCGAAGGTGGAGCGCTGCTGGGCGTAGGAGATGCCGAGCTCGAAGGCGCGCCGGGCCACTCCGCAGCCGCGCGCGGCCACGTTGACCCGGCCGACCTCGACGCCGTCCATCATCTGGTAGAAGCCCTTGCCGGGGACGCCGCCGAGGATCCGGTTGGCTGGAATTCGCACATCCTGGAGCACCAGTTCGGTGGTGTCGACGCCCTTGTACCCCATCTTCTCGATCTTGCCGGGCACGGTCAGGCCGGGGACGGTCGGGTTCGCACCGAAGCCGGGCGTCTTCTCGATCAGGAAGGTGGTCATGTTGCGGTACGGAGTGCTCGCGCCCTCGTCGGTCTTGCAGAGCACCGCGACCAGGGTGGAGGTGCCGCCGTTGGTCAGCCACATCTTCTGGCCGTTGAGGACGTAGAACTCCCCGTCCTTGACGCCCTTGGTGCTGATCGCCGACACGTCCGAGCCCAGGCCCGGCTCGGACATCGAGAAGGCGCCGCGGATCTCGCCGGCCGCCATCCTGGGCAGGAAGTACTCCTTCTGCTCCTGGGTGCCGTGGGCGTTGATCATGTGGGCCACGATGAAGTGGGTGTTGACGATGCCGGAGACCGACATCCAGCCACGGGCGATCTCCTCGACCACCAGCGCGTAGGTGAGCAGCGACTCGCCCAGGCCGCCGAACTCCTCGGGGATGGTCAGGCCGAACAGGCCCAGCTGCTTCATCCCCTCCACGATCGCGGCGGGGTACTCGTCCTTGTGCTCGAGTTCGGTGGCGACCGGGATGATCTCCTTGTCGACAAAGTCCCGCACGGTGGCGAGGATGTCCCGCTGGATCTCGGTGAGGCCGTCGGTCTGTGCGAGGCGTCCCATCGTGCGGCTCCGAATTTCTAAGAGGTAAGAGGATGGGGGGCTCCGCGAAGCGTGACTTCCGCGGAGCCCCTGACCGGGTGGGGGTCGGCCGATGACGGCGGCCTACCCGTCCGGGGTATTAGGAGAGGGGCTCCGGGCGGCCGGGCTGCTCGCCGCCGCGCTCCTTGGTGTAGGTGGCGGTCGGGACCATCACCTTGCGGCGGAAGATGCAGACGACCGTGCCGTCCTGCTTGTAGCCCTTGGTCTCGACGTAGACGATGCCGCGGTCGTCCTTGGACTTGGACGGCCACTTGTCCAGCACCACGGTCTCGCCGTAGAGGGTGTCGCCGTGGAAGGTCGGCGCGATGTGCCGCAGCGACTCGATCTCCAGGTTGGCGATCGCCTTGCCCGAGACGTCCGGGACGGACATGCCGAGCAGCAGCGAGTAGATGTAGTTGCCGACGACGACGTTCTTGCCGAAGTCCGTCGTCTGCTCCGCGTAGTTGGTGTCCATGTGGAGCGGGTGGTGGTTCATGGTCAGCAGGCAGAAGAGGTGGTCGTCGTACTCGGTGACCGTCTTGCCGGGCCAGTGCTTGTAGACCGCGCCGACCTCGAACTCCTCGTAGGTGCGTCCGAACTGCATCTCAGTCTCTCCTTAGGCCTGCGTCGAGACTGGAGCCTCGAACTTGGAGGTGCGCTGCATGCCCGCCGCGCGGCCCTTGCCGGAGATGACCAGCGCCATCTTGCGGCTGGCCTCGTCGATCATCTCGTCGCCGAGCATCGCCGAGCCCTTGAAGCCGCCGGCCTCCGAGGTGCACCAGTTGTAGGCGTCCAGGATCAGCTCGGCGTGGTCGTAGTCCTCCTGCGAGGGCGAGTAGATCTCGTTCGCGGCGGCGACCTGGTCCGGGTGCAGCACCCACTTGCCGTCGAAGCCCAGCGCGGCGGACCGCCCGGCCACCTCGCGGTAGCCCTCGGCATTGCGGATCTGAAGGTAAGGGCCGTCGATCGCCTGCAGATCGTTGGCACGCGCGGCCATCAGGATGCGCATCAGGATGTAGTGGTAGGCGTCGGCGTTGTAGCCGGGCGGCTGCTCGCCGACCACCAGGGACTTCATGTTGATCGAGGCCATGAAGTCGGCCGGGCCGAAGATGATGGTCTCCAGGCGCGGCGAGGCGGTGGCGATCGCGTCGACGTTGATCAGGCCCTTGGCGTTCTCGATCTGCGCCTCGATGCCGATCTTGCCGACCTCGAAGCCCATCGTCTTCTCGATCTGGGTGAGCAGCAGGTCCAGCGCCTTGACCTGCTCGGCCTCCTGCACCTTGGGCAGCATGATGCAGTCCAGGTTCGGGCCCGCGCCCTCGACCACCGTGATCACGTCGCGGTAGGTCCAGTGCGTGGTCCAGTCGTTGACCCGGACGACCTTGGTCTTGTTGCCCCAGTCACCGTTGTTCAGCGCGTCCACGATGTTGTGCCGGGCGCTCTCCTTGACCAGCGGGGCGCAGGCGTCCTCCAGGTCGAGGAAGACCTGGTCGGCGGGCAGGCCCTGGGCCTTCTCCAGGAAGCGCG
It includes:
- a CDS encoding phosphatidylserine decarboxylase, with the protein product MPISPSPRSSVTERDALAPETAGRRPRVTIARGATPWFVPTLATAALTTALTKRNGKWALAAVPTCALSAGMLWFFRDPEREIGTGRVISPADGVVQSIDAWPDGRTRVAIFMSPLNVHVNRAPLPGTVTSVEHIAGGFVPAFNKDSDRNERVVWHFDTELGDIEMVQIAGAVARRIVPYVAAGTKVEQGERVGLIRFGSRVDTYLPAGVEVGVTVGQKTTAGVTRLDRD
- a CDS encoding acyl-CoA dehydrogenase family protein, with translation MGRLAQTDGLTEIQRDILATVRDFVDKEIIPVATELEHKDEYPAAIVEGMKQLGLFGLTIPEEFGGLGESLLTYALVVEEIARGWMSVSGIVNTHFIVAHMINAHGTQEQKEYFLPRMAAGEIRGAFSMSEPGLGSDVSAISTKGVKDGEFYVLNGQKMWLTNGGTSTLVAVLCKTDEGASTPYRNMTTFLIEKTPGFGANPTVPGLTVPGKIEKMGYKGVDTTELVLQDVRIPANRILGGVPGKGFYQMMDGVEVGRVNVAARGCGVARRAFELGISYAQQRSTFGKKIAEHQAIQFKLAEMATKVEAAHQMMVMAARKKDSGERNDLEAGMAKYLASEYCKEVVEDSFRIHGGYGFSKEYEIERLYREAPMLLIGEGTAEIQKMIVGRRLLEEYKLAE
- a CDS encoding MaoC family dehydratase, whose product is MQFGRTYEEFEVGAVYKHWPGKTVTEYDDHLFCLLTMNHHPLHMDTNYAEQTTDFGKNVVVGNYIYSLLLGMSVPDVSGKAIANLEIESLRHIAPTFHGDTLYGETVVLDKWPSKSKDDRGIVYVETKGYKQDGTVVCIFRRKVMVPTATYTKERGGEQPGRPEPLS
- a CDS encoding HpcH/HpaI aldolase/citrate lyase family protein, producing MTVNRLRPRRSCLAVPGSNPRFLEKAQGLPADQVFLDLEDACAPLVKESARHNIVDALNNGDWGNKTKVVRVNDWTTHWTYRDVITVVEGAGPNLDCIMLPKVQEAEQVKALDLLLTQIEKTMGFEVGKIGIEAQIENAKGLINVDAIATASPRLETIIFGPADFMASINMKSLVVGEQPPGYNADAYHYILMRILMAARANDLQAIDGPYLQIRNAEGYREVAGRSAALGFDGKWVLHPDQVAAANEIYSPSQEDYDHAELILDAYNWCTSEAGGFKGSAMLGDEMIDEASRKMALVISGKGRAAGMQRTSKFEAPVSTQA